Below is a window of Methylosinus sp. PW1 DNA.
TCTTCGGCCTTCACTGCCTGGGTGCGCGAGACTTGGCCGACAAAGATTTGGGGCCGGCTGTCAATCAGATTGACAGGGGGGCCTCGCCTTGTCACGAGAGCGAGAAACTGTTACCTAGGCTCGCCTCCTACGAAGGTTTTTCGCGGTCTTTAGGTTAGAGCGGCAAGCGAAATTGCCCTTCAAGATCGTGTCGAGCAAAAACAAGGACTTACATCGATGTCTGGCCGCCACTTTGATCACGCTAGCGCCAACAACGAATGGGGAAATTTCGCGACAAATCGCTATCATTACGATGTAGTGCGCAATACTGGTAAAGAATCGTTTTCCGAGGAATTCCTCAGGCATTTGAGGGAGCTTAATAAAATTGTTATTTCCCACGAGTGTCATTTTGAGGGAAGCAACTTTTACTGTAACGGAACTAAATTAGAAGGCGAATTACTGCCAAACGAATCTTTGGCTTCCGCGCGACGCAATATTTGGCGCGCGGCTCGGTTCAAGAAATCCGTTTTAGAAATAGGCGTTAACGCTGGGCATACCGCGTTGCTTGTATTGATGTCGAGCCCATTTGTAAAGTATACTGGCGTAGATATTTGTTTGAACCCCTATGTCACGGGCTGCGCGAATTATCTCATGCAGCAATTTCCTGATCGCTTTCGATTTCTGCAAGGAGACTCGCGAGAGGTGTTGCCTGCTCTTTCGAACAGTTCCTCGCGGGGATCATTCGATCTTTTCCATGTTGATGGTGGCCACAGCGTCGAGATATGTCGTGATGACTTGAACAATGTTTTATTGCTCGCCGATGGGGCAAGATCCCATTTGATTCTGGATGACATCAACGCGGAATGGATTTTTGATTTATATGCCGAATTTGTTCTCAATGGACCGCTTCAGACTGAAAATCTGAGCGGTGACTGGGAAGACACCAATAGGCATATTCTTGCTAGAATACTGCCGTGATCTCAGTCTTCGCGCTGGGTCTCCGGCTTAGACTAGAGCATTTTCTCATCTGAAGCTTCTTGCTTAGAGCAAATTCTCGTCGACCTAATGATCTGTCTGGTCGAAAAGCGCTCTAACGGATGTCTGCAAGGAAAAAGCGGCGGCGCGCTAACGCGCCAAGCCGCGGCAAACAAACACGGTTCCGCCCTCCCCAGCGTATTCCCGCCGGGGAGGGCTGCTCATATCGCCGACTATCTCGTCGCGTTTGGCGTCACGCAGGGACGCAAGTGTCTGGAACCGGACAAACCTCGGCGCAATGCGGAGACTCGCCGTCGCATTCCGTGCACTTCTTGGGGTCGATGATATAGGTGTCGCCCTTCATGCGAATGGCGGCGGTCGGACAGTCGAACTCGCAGGCGCCGCAGACGGTGCATTGCGACGCGATAATCTTCAAAGCCATGTAACTCTCCCCGATCGTTCCTTGGACGCGGCGCCCGCGAAACGGCGCCGCGCGTCTCGACGCGACAAAAGGGGGCAAGCAAGAATCGTTTCAATTTGCATCCGCCGGCTCCGCTCGCGGCGGATCGCCGCGCCGGCGCGTCCTGTGGCGACCTCGAAATCCCACATTGCCCGTAGACTAATAATCCGGTTAAATCCGCCAGCGAGCGCGCCGCGGCGCCAAAAAACGAGGACGGAAATGCCGATCGACAGCAAGCATCCCGAGACACTGGCCCTCCACGCCGGCTGGCGTTCCGATCCGACGACCGGCGCCGTCGCGCCGCCCATCTATCAGACGACCTCCTACCAGTTCCGCGATACGGAGCACGCCGCAAATCTCTTCGCGCTCAAGGAGCTGGGCAATATCTACACGCGTATCGGCAATCCGACGACCTCCGTGCTCGAGGAGCGTCTCGCCGCGCTCGAGGGCGGCGTCGCGGCGCTCGCGCTCGCCTCGGGACAGGCGGCCTCGGCCTTCGCGCTGCAAAATCTGGCGCGCGCCGGCGACAATGTCGTCGCCTCCACCGATCTTTATGGCGGCACCTGGAATCTCTTCGCCAACACGCTGAAGGACCAGGGCCTCGAGGTGCGCTTCGTCGATCCGAGCGACCCGGAGAATTTCCGCCGCGCGACCGACGATCGCACGCGCGCCTATTACGCCGAGACTCTGCCGAACCCCAAGCTCACCGTCTTCCCCATTGCGGAAGTCGCGGCGATCGGCCGCGAGTATGGAATTCCGCTCATCGCCGACAACACCGCGGCGCCGCTATTGGTGAAGCCGCTCGAGCATGGCGCGGCCATCGTCGTCTATTCGACGACCAAATATATCGGCGGCCATGGCACGTCGATCGGCGGCGCCATCATCGACGGCGGCAATTTCGATTGGGAGAAATTTCCCGAGCGCCAGCCGGCGCTCAACACGCCGGACGCCAGCTATCACGGCGCCGTCTGGGTGGAGGCGGTCAAGCCGCTCGGCCCCGTCGCCTATATCATCAAGGCGCGCACGACATTGCTGCGCGATCTCGGCTCCGCCGTCTCGCCCTTCAACGCCTTTCTCACTCTGCAGGGCATAGAGACGCTGCCGCTGCGCTTGGAGCGTCATGTCTCAAATGCGCAGGCGGTCGCGGATTTTCTGTCGAAGCGCGCCGAGGTGACGAAGGTCATTCATCCCTCGCGCCAGAGCGGCGCGGAGCGCGAGCGCGCCGATAAATATCTGAAGGGAAAATATGGCGCGCTGGTCGGCTTCGAGCTCGCCGGCGGCCTCGAGGCCGGCCGGCGCTTCATCGATGCGCTGAAGCTCTTCTATCATGTCGCCAATATCGGCGACGCTCGCAGCCTCGCGATCCATCCGGCGACGACGACGCATTCGCAGCTGTCGCCGGAGGCGCAGCTCGCGACCGGCGTCACGCCCGGCTATGTGCGTCTCGCCATCGGCATAGAGCATATCGACGATATTCTCGCCGATCTCGATTCCGCGCTGAAGGCCGCAGCCTGAGTCACGCAACCCTGGCGTCATGCGCCGCCCGTCGGGTCGGCGCATGTTTCGCGAGCGGCGTCAGGCGCAGCGGCAGCGCGCCTTTCGGCCGCAAGGCGAAGGTCGGCGCCAGCTCCAGCCGATGGCCGGGGACGGTCTCGAAGCGGAACTCGCGCAGCAGCGTCGCGACGATGGTCGCCATCTCCGTCAGCGCGAAGCCCATGCCGACGCAGATGCGCGGCCCGGCGCCGAAGGGCAGATAGGCGTAGCGATGGCGCGCCTTCGCCCGCTCCGGCGAGAAGCGGTCGGGGTCGAAGGCGGTCGGCTCCTCCCACAGCTTCTCGTGCCGATGCAGGCACCAGATGAGCACATAGATCGGCTCTTTCGCGGCGACGCGATAAGCGCCGAGCGTCGTGTCCTCGCGCGGCTGGCGGCCGAGCGCGGCGAAGGGCGGGAAGAGCCGCATCGATTCTTGCAAAACCTGCCGCGTGAAAACGAGGCTCTCCACCGTCTCTGGCGTGATCTCGCCGTCGCCGGCGACGCGCTCCGCCTCCTCGCGGGCGCGCTGCTGGCTCGCCTGATCCTTGGCCAGCAGCCAGAAGGTCCAGGCCAGCGCGACGGCGGAGGTCTCGTGGCCCGCGAGCAGAAAACCGTGCAGATTGGCGACGAGCTCCGCGTCGGTCATCACACGGCCGCTCTCCGGGTCCTTGGCCGAGAGCAGAAGGCCGAGAATATCGCGCGTCGGCTCGGGCCGGGCGCGACGCTCGGCGAGCAGCTTCACCGTCTCCTCATGCACGAAGCGCGAGCCGGCGCGGGCCGAGAGCAGGCCCGGATAGGGCGTCCAATCCGGCGGCAGGCGGAACATCACCGCCAGCATGCGCCAGGCGAAGCTGCCGAGCACCGGCCGCAGCGCCGCGATGAAGCGCTCGCCGTCGAAATTCTCCGAGGCGCCGAACACGGCCTTTTCGATGACGGCGAAGGTCGTGCGCGACATGGCCTCGGTGATCTCCACCGTGGCGCCGTCGCCGAGGCGCCGCCACTCCTCGGCCTGCGCCTGCGCGCAACGCACGAAATAGGGCACGAGCGCCAGAATATTTTCGTAACGAAAGGCGGGCGAGATGGCGCGCCGCTGCCATTTCCATTCGGCGCCTTCCGAGAAGAATAGCGTGTCGCCCTCGACAGGTCCGCGCAGGGCCTTGGCGGCGATGTCGTCGCGGCGAAAGGCCTCGGCGCGCGTGACCAGCAGCTCCTCGATCAGCTCCGGTTTCACGACATAGTGCATGCGCGGGAAAAAGGGCCACAGGCCTTTGGCGGTGAAGAAATCGGTCCGATAGGCCTCCGGCGCGTAATTCTCGAGGTAATTGCGCGTCACCGCCAGATAGGACGGCTTCTCGCGCGGCGTGAAGGGGCTGAAATCGGGATCGTGAAACATGAGGGCCTCCGCAATGATCGAGTTCGGCAGCCCGATGCTATCGGAGCGAAATTCGCTTTTTCTGTGATCTCGAGGGCGGCGCCCTCCGCCCCGCCCGATCCAGCCCCGGGAGCCGGCTCGGACGCGGAACGGTTGCGTCCTCCCGCAATTGGCGGCATTTAGAAAAAATCCTGTCACCACCCCCGGCCCCGCCGGGCCTGTCCCAGAAAGAGCGAGAGAGAATGAGCGCTACCGAGACCACCTCCACGACCTGGCTGCCCGACGCCAAGGCGGCTTTCGCCTCCGTGGAGGCGCTTTACGGCCGCGCGCTCGCCGCCGTCCGCGCCCGCGTCACCAAGGACGGCAAGCTCTCCAATGAGCTGATCGAGGTGGAGCAGCACGCCGCGCACGGCCTCTCCTGGTTCGCCACCTATGTGCAGGGCCTGCGCGAGCTGCTCGCCTACGCCGACCGCCTCTCCGGCGAGGGCGCCTATGGCGAGGTGGAGAATCTGCTCACCCGCATCGCCTTCGCCGAATATCTGGCGCAGGTCTTCGGCGGCATTCCGATGAGCCAGGGCGAGATCGTCCGCCTCTCCGATTTCGGCCTCTCGCCCGCCGATATCGCCGCCGCCCATATTCCGCAGGTGGACAGCCTCATCGCCTCCGGCCTCACCAGCGCCAATCGCGCCCGCCTCGCCGAGCTGATCGACCACAATGGCGCCGCTGAGACGATCGGCGCCACCGGCCTCGACGAGACGCTGGAGGCCATCCGCAGCGAGATGCGCAAATTCGCCGGCGACAATGTGACGCCGCACGCCCATGAATGGCATTTGAAGAACGACTACATTCCGCTCGAGGTCATTTCCGGCCTCGCGGAGCTGGGCGTCTTCGGCCTCACCATCCCGGAAGAATATGGCGGCTCCGGCCTCGGCAAGATCGCCATGTGCGTCGTCTCGGAGGAGCTGTCGCGCGCCTATATCGGCGTCGGCTCGCTCGGCACGCGCTCGGAGATCGCGGGCGAGCTGATCCTCGTCGGCGGCACGGAGGAGCAGAAGCAGAAATATCTGCCCAAGATCGCCACCGGCGAAATCCTGCCCACCGCCGTCTTCACCGAGCCGAACAATGGCTCCGACCTCGCGAATCTGCGCACCCGCGCGACGCGCGAGGGCGACGTCTACAAGGTGGTCGGCAACAAGACCTGGATCACCCATCCGGTGCGCGCCGATGTGATGACGCTGCTTGTGCGCACCAATCCGAATGAGAAGGGCTATAAGGGCCTCTCCATGCTGCTCGCCGAAAAGCCGCGCGGCACCGATGAGAATCCCTTCCCCGCCAAGGGCATGACCGGCGGCGAGATCGAGGTGCTCGGCTATCGCGGCATGAAGGAGTTCGAGATCGGCTTCGACAATTTCGAGGTGCCGGCCGAAAATCTTCTCGGCGGCGAGGAGGGCAAGGGCTTCAAGCAGCTGATGGAGACCTTCGAATCCGCCCGCATTCAGACGGCGGCGCGCGCGCTCGGCGTCGCCCAGGCGGCGCTCGACCTCGGCCTGCGCTACGCCAAGGAGCGCGTGCAATTCGGCAAGCCGCTGTTCGCCTTCCCGCGCGTCTTCGACAAGATCGTCACAATGGCGATCGAGATTCACGTCGCCCGCCAGATCACCTATTTCGCGGCCCGCGAGAAGGACGAGGGCAAGCGCTGCGATCTCGAGGCCGGCATGGCCAAGCTGCTGGGCGCGCGCGTCGCCTGGGCCGCGGCGGACAATGCGCTGCAGATTCACGGCGGCAATGGTTTCGCGCTGGAATATCCCGTCTCCCGCGTCCTTTGCGACGCGCGCATCCTCAACATCTTCGAGGGCGCGGCGGAGATTCAGGCGCAGGTCATCGCGAGGCGCCTGCTGGAAGGCTGATCGCTTTCTCTCCCTCTCCCCGCGCGAGCGGGGAGAGGGCCGGGGTGAGGGGCGTGGGCGTTAGACACAAACGGAAAACGCCCCGAGCCCCTCATCCTCACCTTCTCCCCACTCGCGGGGAGAAGGAAGGCGGCGAAGGCCGCGCGAACGGATCGCGGTCGGGACGTGATGCGCCCCGCTCATTTCTCATAATCGATTTTCCGTCCGCATTTGGCGCGCCGAGGCCTTTTTCCGCCCTCGCGAGCGCGAGCCCGCGCCCTCCCCCGGCTGAAACGCGGCAATCCACCACGGTTGCCGTCGCCCCTTCCCCTTCCCAAATGGAGTCATGTGGGCGTTCAACGAAAGACGAAAAACATGACCAATATTGCCGTTCACAATGGGGCCTGGGTTCTCGTCGGCGACGGCCGCAGAGCCCTGTTTCTGCAAAATCACGGCGATCCCGACCTGCTCGATCTGCGCGTCGTGGAGGCGCGCGTCGACGTCAATCCGCCGACGCGCGAGCAGGGCAGCGACGCGCCGGGCCGCGCCTATGGCACGGCGGGAGCGCCGCGCAGCGCCGTGGAGAACGCCGATTGGCACGAGCTGGAAAAGGAGCATTTCGCGAGAACGATCGCCGAGCGCATCAACACCGCCGCGGAATCCGGCGAATTGAGCGAGGTCGTCATCATCGCCCCGCCGCGCGTGCTCGGCGAGCTGCGCCAGGAGCTGTCGCCCAAAGCCAAGAGCAAGGTGAAGGGCGAGCTGGACAAGGATCTGACCCGCCATCCTCTGCCCGAGATCGAGAAGGCTCTCGCGCGCGAGTTCCGCGCGGAAGGGTGAGCCGCGGCATTTTCGGACCCCGGCGCAGGGGCGGCTCTGCGCCGGGCTTTTGATTCGCTGCAAAAAAAAGCTGGACGCAGCCTCGGCTTTAATAATACTAATTTGATAGACTATATATATTAAAGGAGCGTCAGATGCGGCTTCTCCACCAACTCGCTCATCGCCCGTCATCCTCAAGCGGCGCGCTCATCGCATATGTTCTCGTCGCCTTCGCCGCCGACTCGACGATCGCGACGCGCGCCCAGGAGGCGCGCATCGAGGACGTTCGGGTCGGAGCCGAAAGCCCGGCGCGGCGAGAGGACACGACGCTGCGCGAAACGCCCCGCTCGGTCGGCTTCGTCGATTCCAAGAAGGCGGAAGAACAGCACCTCGAGCGCCTCTCCGACTTCTCCCAGCTCGTGCCGAATTATCGGCCCAACGAATCCAACCCTATCGCCTCGCGACCGGCGATCCGCGGCGTCAGCAGCACTGTCGGCCAGCTCGGCCGCGGCAATATCAACCCTGTCGGAGCCGAATTCGACACCGGCTACATCGTCGACAATATTTTCTGGAAATACGCCGGCTTCCAGGCTGGCGACCTCGTCGACATCTCGTCGTTCGAGCTGGCGCTCGGCCCCCAGGGAACGGCCGGCGGCAAGAACACGACGGTCGGCAATGTCGTCGTCTCGACGCAGCGGCCTTCCTTCGAGCGCCGGGCGACGATCGAGACCAGCTTCGCCAGCTACAGCCGCGTCATCGAGAAGCTGAACGTCACGGGGCCGATCATCGACGACAAGCTGGCCTATCGCGTGACCGCCTATTTCGACAAGGGCGACGGCTGGATCCGGGACCAGGTCACCGGCGCGAGCTATCTGAACAATGATCGCTGGGGCGTGCGCGGGCAGCTCCTCTATGTCGGCGACGACGTGACCGACCGCTTGATCTTCAGCACCGGCGCGCAGCACGAATATACGGCGATCGGCGCCTATACGACGGGACCCGTCGGCGACACGTCGCTCATCTACGCCAATGGGACATTGCCGGCGCGCAGCTACGCCCGGAATGTCGCCGCGCGGCTCGGCAAGCCCATTCTCACTTTCGATCCCTATCGCCCCTATGCCACGAACGCCGGAGGTTTCGGCGAGCGCCACCTCATGGTCTCGAACGAGCTGAGCTGGACCTTGGGCCGCCACACTCTGACGTCGCTCACCGCCTTCGGCAATTCGCGGGTGATCGGCAATAATCCCTTCGGCAATCAGGAGCTCGAGAACAGCGTCGGCGTCTTCGCGCCCTATGTCGATCAGTTCTCCCAGGAGATCCGGCTCTCCTCGCCCAAGGAGGACCGTCTCGAATGGACCGCCGGACTCTTCTCGCTCTATGAGAACGCCTGGAGCCGCACCTACACGCGCTTCGGCGCCGACGCCGCCGCCTGGTACAGCCGGCCGGCGCTGCTGCGCGGCCTGCAGAACAATCGCGACAGCAAATCGCGGACTTTCAGCATCGCCGGCTATGGGCAGGGAACCTATCACATAGACGACGCATGGGCGCTCACCTTCGGCCTGCGCGACAGCTATGAGATCAAGGAAGGCTCCGTCTTCAGCTGGGATCAGCTCTACGCCAATCAATATTCTTTCGCGCAGCAGGAATCGGCCATTCGCGCCGGCGGCGGCCAGGCCTTGTTCGACACGGGCGGCCAAAGCAAGACCTTCAACTCCGTCACCGGGATCTTCAATCCGCAATATAAATTCGACGACCATCTCCTCTTCCACGTGCTCGTCGCGCGCGGCGAGAAATCGGGCGCGATCAAC
It encodes the following:
- a CDS encoding class I SAM-dependent methyltransferase, whose translation is MSGRHFDHASANNEWGNFATNRYHYDVVRNTGKESFSEEFLRHLRELNKIVISHECHFEGSNFYCNGTKLEGELLPNESLASARRNIWRAARFKKSVLEIGVNAGHTALLVLMSSPFVKYTGVDICLNPYVTGCANYLMQQFPDRFRFLQGDSREVLPALSNSSSRGSFDLFHVDGGHSVEICRDDLNNVLLLADGARSHLILDDINAEWIFDLYAEFVLNGPLQTENLSGDWEDTNRHILARILP
- a CDS encoding 4Fe-4S dicluster domain-containing protein; this encodes MALKIIASQCTVCGACEFDCPTAAIRMKGDTYIIDPKKCTECDGESPHCAEVCPVPDTCVPA
- a CDS encoding O-acetylhomoserine aminocarboxypropyltransferase/cysteine synthase family protein gives rise to the protein MPIDSKHPETLALHAGWRSDPTTGAVAPPIYQTTSYQFRDTEHAANLFALKELGNIYTRIGNPTTSVLEERLAALEGGVAALALASGQAASAFALQNLARAGDNVVASTDLYGGTWNLFANTLKDQGLEVRFVDPSDPENFRRATDDRTRAYYAETLPNPKLTVFPIAEVAAIGREYGIPLIADNTAAPLLVKPLEHGAAIVVYSTTKYIGGHGTSIGGAIIDGGNFDWEKFPERQPALNTPDASYHGAVWVEAVKPLGPVAYIIKARTTLLRDLGSAVSPFNAFLTLQGIETLPLRLERHVSNAQAVADFLSKRAEVTKVIHPSRQSGAERERADKYLKGKYGALVGFELAGGLEAGRRFIDALKLFYHVANIGDARSLAIHPATTTHSQLSPEAQLATGVTPGYVRLAIGIEHIDDILADLDSALKAAA
- a CDS encoding cytochrome P450; this encodes MFHDPDFSPFTPREKPSYLAVTRNYLENYAPEAYRTDFFTAKGLWPFFPRMHYVVKPELIEELLVTRAEAFRRDDIAAKALRGPVEGDTLFFSEGAEWKWQRRAISPAFRYENILALVPYFVRCAQAQAEEWRRLGDGATVEITEAMSRTTFAVIEKAVFGASENFDGERFIAALRPVLGSFAWRMLAVMFRLPPDWTPYPGLLSARAGSRFVHEETVKLLAERRARPEPTRDILGLLLSAKDPESGRVMTDAELVANLHGFLLAGHETSAVALAWTFWLLAKDQASQQRAREEAERVAGDGEITPETVESLVFTRQVLQESMRLFPPFAALGRQPREDTTLGAYRVAAKEPIYVLIWCLHRHEKLWEEPTAFDPDRFSPERAKARHRYAYLPFGAGPRICVGMGFALTEMATIVATLLREFRFETVPGHRLELAPTFALRPKGALPLRLTPLAKHAPTRRAAHDARVA
- a CDS encoding acyl-CoA dehydrogenase family protein; the encoded protein is MSATETTSTTWLPDAKAAFASVEALYGRALAAVRARVTKDGKLSNELIEVEQHAAHGLSWFATYVQGLRELLAYADRLSGEGAYGEVENLLTRIAFAEYLAQVFGGIPMSQGEIVRLSDFGLSPADIAAAHIPQVDSLIASGLTSANRARLAELIDHNGAAETIGATGLDETLEAIRSEMRKFAGDNVTPHAHEWHLKNDYIPLEVISGLAELGVFGLTIPEEYGGSGLGKIAMCVVSEELSRAYIGVGSLGTRSEIAGELILVGGTEEQKQKYLPKIATGEILPTAVFTEPNNGSDLANLRTRATREGDVYKVVGNKTWITHPVRADVMTLLVRTNPNEKGYKGLSMLLAEKPRGTDENPFPAKGMTGGEIEVLGYRGMKEFEIGFDNFEVPAENLLGGEEGKGFKQLMETFESARIQTAARALGVAQAALDLGLRYAKERVQFGKPLFAFPRVFDKIVTMAIEIHVARQITYFAAREKDEGKRCDLEAGMAKLLGARVAWAAADNALQIHGGNGFALEYPVSRVLCDARILNIFEGAAEIQAQVIARRLLEG
- a CDS encoding host attachment protein; the encoded protein is MTNIAVHNGAWVLVGDGRRALFLQNHGDPDLLDLRVVEARVDVNPPTREQGSDAPGRAYGTAGAPRSAVENADWHELEKEHFARTIAERINTAAESGELSEVVIIAPPRVLGELRQELSPKAKSKVKGELDKDLTRHPLPEIEKALAREFRAEG
- a CDS encoding TonB-dependent receptor yields the protein MRLLHQLAHRPSSSSGALIAYVLVAFAADSTIATRAQEARIEDVRVGAESPARREDTTLRETPRSVGFVDSKKAEEQHLERLSDFSQLVPNYRPNESNPIASRPAIRGVSSTVGQLGRGNINPVGAEFDTGYIVDNIFWKYAGFQAGDLVDISSFELALGPQGTAGGKNTTVGNVVVSTQRPSFERRATIETSFASYSRVIEKLNVTGPIIDDKLAYRVTAYFDKGDGWIRDQVTGASYLNNDRWGVRGQLLYVGDDVTDRLIFSTGAQHEYTAIGAYTTGPVGDTSLIYANGTLPARSYARNVAARLGKPILTFDPYRPYATNAGGFGERHLMVSNELSWTLGRHTLTSLTAFGNSRVIGNNPFGNQELENSVGVFAPYVDQFSQEIRLSSPKEDRLEWTAGLFSLYENAWSRTYTRFGADAAAWYSRPALLRGLQNNRDSKSRTFSIAGYGQGTYHIDDAWALTFGLRDSYEIKEGSVFSWDQLYANQYSFAQQESAIRAGGGQALFDTGGQSKTFNSVTGIFNPQYKFDDHLLFHVLVARGEKSGAINNSAQPILDSALNFKGWQPLVTKPETSWDYELGVNTSWLDDRLIANFNVYWNDIYNFQTSLTDASYTDSTGQPIRTSYLGNVGHLRLRGFEFVGRWSPAERLWLSFNGAYTEARWIDYANATPPTDWIWPATAGSPSAPLTLSRSNTRWENLPLWSFNVGATYDHPLGPLFRGLGPEWDHPVTGFGYVNLAWQDKTQLTDPHSVLQYWQPPFAIVNAGLGLRTDDEQYSLSIWAKNVFDERPLYSWSPGDASNPTTIGLPSQPRVFGGTLRVRLL